A region of the Drosophila subpulchrella strain 33 F10 #4 breed RU33 chromosome 3L, RU_Dsub_v1.1 Primary Assembly, whole genome shotgun sequence genome:
CTTAGGCTAACTATGACTATGGCTTAAGTTGACTAGATCTATCGACGTTTCTTCTTCTCCAGCTTCCGGATCTTGTGCAGCCGTGCCCTAACCGGTTCGCCCTCCCGCTCCGCCACTTCTCCGGACTCCGGATTACTGCTACTATCCGGGTTATTCTCCATCAGCACTGCGGCGGAGATGCAAAGGAACTGGAAGAGTGCTCCCACATAGAGTCCGTAACGGATTAGCAGACTGAAGAGGTCCTCGTCGCCGTATTTGTCCAGCGATGCGGCGGCGGCCAGGCTCTCGGCGGAAGCTGACATGCCTCGTCCGGTATTGTTTATAAACAAATGTCGCGGGGAGTGGTACAAGAAAACAACAACTTCAAAAGGTTCTGGGGGctattgttttttgtttttttttggtattgaGTAGAGATGGTACAGCTTGTGTGCAGCCCTGGTGTCAACTATCGATAACATAGACAAAAATTGGTAATTTTAAATcttaatattttagaattaaataattaGACTTGATTTTGTTTCCAAAAGCTGGTTTCCCTTACATCACTTCAataatcatttaattttgaacGCCAAAGCACCGTGATATATTCGGACTGGCCCCATCTCTGGAAATCTATCGACTGGCCTGACCCCCAATGTCTCCCATCCCTAACCCATTCTAGTCGCGTTAATTTTTGCATAATATTTAGTATTAGTCAAACAAAAGTGTGAATTAATTATGTCATGTTTCCGGCTGGCAACTGCCAGCGTCCTGGCCGGCGTTCGTCCTCCGCCGGCGGGAAGCGGGAGCGGAGCTCTACGCCTGCTGACCCGTAATCCGGATTTTGCATTTGCTCGCCGCCAGTTCGCAGTGGCGGTGGAAAACGGCGGTGCCAAGAAGAAACCAAATGGAACATTTAAGCTGGCCATTTTGGGGGCGACAGTGGGCGCGGCCACCGGATCGGTGTACACGATGTACCAACGCTGGACGGACGGCAGTTCGCACAAGGAGCACGAGGAGACGAAGCCGCATCGCCTGGACGGATTCCCGGCGGGAGTGCGGATAACCAAGCGCTATGTCAACCCCAAGGACACCTCCGGCCTGGACATTGTGCTGTTCCAGTTCCAGACATGTCCCTTCTGCTGCAAGGTGCGCGCCTTTCTCGACTACATGGGCATCTCCTACTCGGTGGTCGAGGTGGATGCCGTTTTGCGGCAGGACATCCGCTGGTCGTCGGTGAAGAAGGTGCCGATGGTACTCATCCGGCAACAGGACGGAAAATACGTCCAGATGGTGGACTCCAGTGCCATTGTGTCCCTGATAGCCACCTATCTGCAAGACAAGCGCACGGACATTGGCGAATTGGCGCAGTTCTATCCGCACACCTCCTTTTTCGACGACGATGGCAAAAAGAAGAACGACATATTAAACAAATACTTCCTTATGTACCGCGAACACACGCCCAAGGGACTGTCCAAGGAAACGGAAGAGTAAGTTCGTTAGGGACAATGGATCATTTGATTACAAACTCACATTTGCAGGACCGATCGCAAGTGGAGAACCTGGGCGGACAGCCACCTGGTGCACCTGATATCGCCGAACTGCTACCAGACCATGGGCGAGTCCCTGGAGACTTTCGAGTGGTTCTCGCAAGCCGGCGAGTGGGACGTTCACTTCCCCAAGTGGGAGCGCGACCTGATGGTCTACTGCGGTGCCACGGCCATGTGGGCTATTGCCAAGATGCTGAAACGCCGCCATGCCCTTACCGATGACGTCCGGTCGCATATGTACGACGCTCTAGACCAGTGGACCGGCGAGTTGAAAAAGCGGAATACGAAATTCATGGGAGGCAAACAGCCCAGTCTGGCGGATCTCTCGGTTTTCGGAGTGCTTTCAAGCATGGAGGGCTGTCAGACGTTCAAGGATTGCCTGCAGAACACCAGCATTGGTAAATGTTTGagatattttaaagaattttaagttttaattgATGTTTCCTTTTTGGCGATAACAGGAAAATGGTTTTACGATGTCAAGGCTTTGGTCGAGAAGAACCGGGGGCAATTGCAAAGAGAACGCGTCGAAGGCCTGGCCGCTATAGCTTAGAACAACCCATCTGCCCTAATTTTATCCAAAGATTGTTGAAAATGACCCAACTGTTCaataaaatatactttttatcCATTACTGCTTAAAGTCGTCTAGGAGTATTTGTTTAAGGCACAAGACttgtttctttaaaataaGGTAGAATTAGAtttcaaaaattcaaaatttaaataaatacttccTGCTGGTATAAAATACCTATACCGATAGCTATCGATAACTCTTTCGGGCATACAG
Encoded here:
- the LOC119552933 gene encoding protein anon-73B1 — its product is MSASAESLAAAASLDKYGDEDLFSLLIRYGLYVGALFQFLCISAAVLMENNPDSSSNPESGEVAEREGEPVRARLHKIRKLEKKKRR
- the LOC119552930 gene encoding prostaglandin E synthase 2, with translation MSCFRLATASVLAGVRPPPAGSGSGALRLLTRNPDFAFARRQFAVAVENGGAKKKPNGTFKLAILGATVGAATGSVYTMYQRWTDGSSHKEHEETKPHRLDGFPAGVRITKRYVNPKDTSGLDIVLFQFQTCPFCCKVRAFLDYMGISYSVVEVDAVLRQDIRWSSVKKVPMVLIRQQDGKYVQMVDSSAIVSLIATYLQDKRTDIGELAQFYPHTSFFDDDGKKKNDILNKYFLMYREHTPKGLSKETEETDRKWRTWADSHLVHLISPNCYQTMGESLETFEWFSQAGEWDVHFPKWERDLMVYCGATAMWAIAKMLKRRHALTDDVRSHMYDALDQWTGELKKRNTKFMGGKQPSLADLSVFGVLSSMEGCQTFKDCLQNTSIGKWFYDVKALVEKNRGQLQRERVEGLAAIA